In one Takifugu flavidus isolate HTHZ2018 chromosome 9, ASM371156v2, whole genome shotgun sequence genomic region, the following are encoded:
- the tspan7 gene encoding tetraspanin-7, producing the protein MSPPSRRLQTKPVITCLKTFLISYSLIFWFTGVILLAVGVWGKVSLESYFSLASEESTNAPYVLIGTGAAIIIFGLFGCFATCRGSPWMLKLYAMFLTLMFLAELVAGISGFIFRHEIKAKLKVAFKNDLRSYNSSDSSRSVVDTIQQSLYCCGVKNFTDWSETPYFQDKGIPTSCCRDPTKCSPETLKDLDKAATEVYTTGCFTLVTNVMEANLGIIAGISFGIAFFQLIGIFLSCCLSRYITNNQYEMV; encoded by the exons ATGTCACCACCGTCTCGGCGGCTCCAGACGAAGCCGGTGATCACCTGTCTGAAGACTTTTCTCATCTCCTACAGCTTGATCTTCTGG TTCACAGGCGTGATCCTGCTGGCTGTCGGCGTGTGGGGGAAGGTGAGTCTGGAGTCCTATTTCTCTCTGGCATCGGAGGAGAGCACCAACGCGCCATATGTTCTCATCGGGACGGGGGCCGCCATCATCATCTTTGGCCTGTTCGGCTGCTTCGCCACGTGCCGCGGCAGCCCGTGGATGCTCAAACTG taTGCCATGTTTTTGACCTTGATGTTCCTGGCCGAGCTGGTCGCCGGCATCTCGGGTTTCATCTTCCGGCACGAG ATCAAGGCTAAGTTAAAGGTTGCCTTCAAGAACGATCTGAGGTCCTACAACAGCTCCGACAGCAGCCGCTCTGTGGTGGACACCATCCAGCAATCT CTGTATTGCTGCGGGGTGAAAAACTTCACGGACTGGAGCGAGACTCCTTACTTTCAAGACAAAGGCATccccaccagctgctgcagagacccCACCAAGTGTTCCCCAGAGACTCTGAAAGACCTCGACAAGGCTGCCACGGAGGTTTACACGACG GGCTGCTTTACACTGGTGACTAATGTCATGGAAGCCAACCTGGGAATCATCGCTGGGATCTCATTTGGAATTGCGTTCTTCCAG CTGATCGGCATTTTCCTGTCGTGCTGCTTGTCTCGGTACATAACCAACAACCAATATGAGATGGTCTAA
- the srpx2 gene encoding sushi repeat-containing protein SRPX2 has protein sequence MWEEVETAPPPGSKEEDVKGSRLYRKESLKFHPCGSDMPITRFAAVLVLFSTVAMGTVVEETYSDFTEEDQTPQLDYKNPFWCHSVRLTNGEATCYSPRGGRYRSTLGTRCEMKCDRGYRLLGRSSIRCLPTRRWSGTAFCRKMRCRVLHLIPHGRYTCTRGFEVDSRCDFTCSPGYRFEGEHSRTCLSGGSWSGAQPVCTDMDPPRIKCPPSRLKAAEPGKLTAVVTWDPPVVSDTADKSLEVTLVGQEPGTEFKEGPNIIRYKVYDQARNRAGCKFIVRIEVRRCPTMSAPLHGYVTCTSDGNNYGATCEYRCDGGYELRGVSRRVCQFSGDWDGEPPRCEPLEIKADVKTLGALLDQFYEKRRLLILSAPDLSDPDYQLQNIMIQKSDCGLDLRRITLIELLGSPPKETGRIKESPLESDVIEGLRQAFRISRLYFSMVLLDERGVDRERFITPMSSEELFAYTDDVLLEEEERERLELNREFCD, from the exons ATGtgggaggaagtggaaacagcgCCACCGCCTGGTTCTAAAGAGGAGGACGTGAAAGGATCACGACTTTACAGAAAGGAAAGTTTG AAGTTTCATCCCTGCGGTTCTGACATGCCCATCACACGTTTTGCAGCTGTGCTCGTTCTATTCTCCACAG tTGCCATGGGGACCGTGGTGGAAGAAACCTACAGTGACTTCACTGAAGAAGACCAGACTCCTCAGCTGGACTACAAAA ACCCTTTCTGGTGTCACTCTGTGAGACTGACCAATGGGGAGGCCACCTGCTACTCTCCTCGCGGGGGCCGCTACAGGAGCACGCTGGGCACCCGATGTGAGATGAAGTGCGACAGAGGATACAGACTGCTGGGCCGGAGCTCCATCCGCTGCCTCCCGACCCGCCGTTGGTCCGGGACGGCTTTCTGCCGCA AGATGCGTTGCCGCGTGCTGCACCTCATTCCACACGGAAGgtacacgtgcacgcgtggcTTTGAAGTGGACTCCAGGTGCGACTTCACCTGCAGCCCTGGATATCGCTTTGAGGGGGAACACTCGCGCACCTGTCTGTCCGGGGGGTCGTGGAGCGGAGCGCAGCCCGTGTGCACAG ATATGGATCCTCCCAGGATCAAGTGCCCTCCCTCCAGACTGAAGGCCGCAGAACCTGGAAAACTCACCGCCGTGGTGACCTGGGACCCACCGGTGGTATCAGACACTGCTGATAAATCGCTGGA AGTGACCCTAGTCGGCCAGGAGCCGGGGACGGAATTTAAAGAGGGACCAAACATAATCCGATACAAAGTGTACGATCAGGCCAGGAACAGAGCTGGATGCAAGTTTATTGTGCGAATTGAGG TGAGACGCTGCCCAACCATGTCTGCGCCTCTGCACGGTTACGTCACCTGCACCTCGGATGGAAACAACTACGGTGCGACGTGCGAATACCGCTGTGACGGAGGGTATGAGCTGAGGGGAGTATCCCGCCGCGTCTGCCAGTTCAGCGGCGACTGGGACGGGGAGCCCCCCCGGTGTGAAC cgcTGGAGATCAAAGCGGACGTGAAGACGCTCGGCGCTCTCCTGGATCAGTTCTATGAAAAGAGGCGACTGCTGATCCTGTCGGCGCCCgacctgtctgacccagactaCCAGCTGCAGAACATTATGATACAA AAGTCGGACTGCGGCTTGGACCTGCGACGCATAACGCTGATCGAGCTCCTGGGCTCGCCGCCAAAGGAGACGGGTCGCATTAAAGAAAGCCCGCTGGAGTCGGATGTCATCGAGGGTCTCAG ACAAGCCTTCAGGATCTCCAGGTTGTACTTCAGCATGGTGCTGCTGGACGAGCGCGGCGTCGACCGCGAGCGCTTCATCACCCCGATGTCGTCAGAGGAGCTCTTCGCCTACACCGATGACGTcctgctggaagaagaagagcgGGAGAGGCTCGAGCTCAACAGAGAGTTCTGCGACTAA